One window of the Tubulanus polymorphus chromosome 11, tnTubPoly1.2, whole genome shotgun sequence genome contains the following:
- the LOC141912714 gene encoding beta-1,3-galactosyltransferase 1-like: MLYRSNFDKHFSKVVTARKLFIRLIFCLCVVGVLMILRTSYHWIAVGDVDDRLMDKILRTDLKTCAKNCFPRMNIDESFPKFPCLTGIPPSVNRTSLVIVVASQAHLKHERDLTRAIWTRRRAYDIDVKFVLGKTRLTTSRRESLLREMNDNNDIIVGDFDDTYRNLTLKTIFAIRWVVANCRRAKYVMKTDHDVAVNIDNLMTMLALDAPSGIVGDCFGPFAPIRRPDDKWYTPMSEYSLSYFPKYCSGIGYVVSMNAARALVRLSPVVRPLAMEDVYVGLLLSKLGVEKRRVRGFDRVRSWAPQSDEYFCDCVIAGHEYTFSERETNGRAVLGKRCVMRGRFHCFLLILRARYVLTCLAIIASFILIRCLVVFMRFAIYRYFKR; the protein is encoded by the coding sequence ATGTTGTATCGCAGCAATTTCGACAAACATTTTTCTAAAGTTGTCACCGCCAGAAAATTGTTTATTCGCCTAATTTTCTGTCTGTGCGTGGTCGGCgtattgatgatattacgAACGTCTTACCACTGGATCGCCGTGGGCGACGTCGACGATCGATTGATGGATAAAATCTTGCGAACCGATTTGAAAACGTGCGCGAAGAACTGTTTTCCACGAATGAACATCGATGAATCGTTCCCGAAATTCCCGTGTCTGACGGGAATCCCGCCGTCGGTGAATCGTACGAGTTTAGTAATCGTCGTCGCGAGTCAAGCGCATTTAAAACACGAACGCGATCTGACGCGCGCGATCTGGACGCGACGTCGAGCGTACGACATCGACGTGAAATTCGTACTCGGTAAAACGCGGTTGACGACGTCGCGACGCGAGTCGTTGCTACGCGAGATGAACGACAATAACGACATCATCGTCGGCGACTTCGACGACACGTATCGTAACCTGACGCTGAAAACGATCTTCGCGATACGTTGGGTCGTTGCGAACTGTCGCCGCGCGAAATACGTGATGAAAACCGACCACGACGTCGCTGTTAACATTGACAACTTGATGACGATGCTCGCGCTCGACGCTCCGTCCGGGATCGTCGGCGACTGTTTCGGCCCGTTTGCGCCGATACGCCGACCCGATGACAAGTGGTACACGCCGATGTCCGAATATTCGCTGTCGTATTTTCCGAAGTATTGCTCGGGTATCGGTTACGTGGTATCGATGAATGCGGCGCGGGCGCTCGTGCGGCTGTCACCGGTCGTGCGTCCGCTCGCGATGGAAGACGTCTACGTCGGTTTATTACTGTCGAAACTCGGCGTCGAGAAACGACGCGTGCGCGGGTTCGATCGAGTTCGCTCGTGGGCGCCGCAGAGCGACGAATATTTCTGCGATTGCGTCATCGCTGGACATGAATATACGTTCTCGGAAAGAGAGACGAACGGTCGAGCCGTTCTCGGTAAACGTTGCGTAATGCGCGGCCGATTTCATTGTTTCCTACTGATATTAAGAGCGCGTTACGTATTAACCTGTCTCGCAATTATAGCGTCTTTTATTTTAATTAGATGTTTGGTAGTTTTCATGAGATTCGCTATTTATCGTTATTTCAAGCGTTAG